The genomic segment CCGCCGCCGGGACCATGTGGTCCGGCAGTACGCGCGCCAGCGCGGCCCGCACCTCGGCAGGGTCCGCCCGCCCCTGGACGTAACCGACGAGGCGCTGTTCGCCGCCGTCGTCCTCGCGCACGAGGGCACAGGCGCCCTCCACACCGGGCTGTGCGGACAACGCCGCCTCGATCTCACCGAGTTCGATGCGCTGGCCCCGCAACTTCACCTGGTGGTCGGTGCGCCCGAGGTACTCGACCTCGCCGTTCGCGGTCCACCGCGCCAGGTCACCGGTCCGGTACATGCGGCTGCCGGCCGGGCCGAAGGGGTCGGCCACGAAACGGGCCGCCGTCAGCTCGGGGCGGTCCAGATAGCCGTCGGCCAACTGCCGTCCTGCTAGGAAGAGTTCGCCGGGCACTCCGGGCGGGCAGAGCTGGAGCGCCGCGTCCAGCACGTACAACCGGGTGTTCCACACCGGGCGCCCGATGGGCACCGGTCCGCTGCCCTCGGCACCACAGGTGTGGTGTGTGACGTCGACCGCCGCCTCGGTCGGACCGTACAGGTTGTGCAGCCCGACGCCCGGCAGCGTACGTGCGAAGAGGTTCGCGGTCTCGCGGGCCAGCGCCTCGCCGCTGCAGAACACCCGGGTCAGGCCGGTGCACCGCGCGGCCTCCGGCTCGGCGAGGAAGACCTGGAGCATCGACGGCACGAAGTGCAGGGTTGTGACGGCCTGTTCGCGGACGAGACGGGCCAGATACGTCGGATCGCGGTGCCCGCCGGGCTCCGCGACGACGAGGGCCGCCCCCTCGCGCAGCGGCCAGAAGAACTCCCACACCGACACGTCGAACGAGGACGGGGTCTTCTGCAGCACCCGGTCCTCGGCGGTCAGCCGGTAGGTGTCCTGCATCCACCGCAGCCGGTTGTCGATCGCCCCGTGCGGGACGACGACCCCCTTGGGGCGGCCGGTGGAGCCCGAGGTGTAGATGACGTACGCCGGGTGGGCGGGAGTGAGCGGGCGGCACAGGTCGGTCGGCAGCCGGTCCGAGACGTCGAGACCCGCCAGCACGACGAGCGGGATGGCGCCGCCGTCCGGCAGCCTGCCCGCCCGGTCGGTCACCGCGCAGACCGGCGCGGCGTCCTCCAGCATGTCCAGCAGGCGCTGCTCCGGATAGTCCGGGTCGAGCGGCAGATAGGCCGCGCCCGTCTTCAGGATCGCCAGCAGCGTCACGATCAGCTCGACCGACCGGGGGACCGAGAGGGCCACCACCCTGTCCGGGCCGGCGCCGAGCGTCCGCAGATGCCGGGCCAGCCGGTTGGCGCGGGCGTTCAGCTCCGCGTACGTGAGCGACTCCTCGCCGTACACCAGGGCCGTCGCGGCGGGCGTCCGGCGGGCCTGCGCCTCGATGGGGCCGATCAGGTTCGTCGCCGGGAGCGCGCGCTCCGTACGGTTGAACTCCTCCAGGATCAGGGAGGCTTCGCCCGCAGTGGCGACGGTGTGCGTGGCGAGCGGCAGACGCGGGTCCGCCTCGGCGAGCCGCGCGACGAGACCGGTGAACCGGTCCTGGTGGGCCGCGAGGCCGTCCTCGGTGTAGAGGGCCCGGTTGGCGTCGTAGTCGACGAGCAGACCCCGGCCGTCGGCCCGGTCGTAGATGTTGACGGTGAGGTCCTCGACCTGGCCGGCCGAGAGGTTACGGGCCCGCACCGGGGCGCCCGCGAAGCGTACGTCGTAGTCGAAGGGCATGACGTTCACCAGCGGGCCGACCAGCGCGCGGCTCTCGCCGAGCAGACCGAGATCGCGGCGGATGTCCTCGTAGCGGTAGCGCTGATGGCGGCGCACCGTGCGGATGCCCAGCACGACCTGGCGCACCAGCTGCGCGAAGTCGGCCTCGGGGGAGACCTCCAGGCGCAGCGGCAGGACGTTCATCACCATGCCCGGCACCCGCAGGGCGACCGAACCCATACGGCCCATCATGGGCAGCCCGAGCACGACGTCCGAGCGGCCGGTGGCCCGGGAGGCGTAGACGGCCTGGGCGGCGATCAGCACCTCCGGCCAGGTCGCCCGCAACCGGGAAGCCAACTCCCGTATCCGCTCCGTCGTTTCCGCCGGAAGGGAGGCCGTGCGGCGCAGCGAGGTCCGGGAGGGCAGCGCGCCGCGCCCCGCGAACCGGGGTGCTTCGGGACGGTCGGCGAACGCCTCGCTCCAGTGCGCCCGGTCGGCCGGGAGGGCATCGGAGGCACGGTACTCGGCGTCCTGCGCGACGAGTTCGGCCAGCGGCCGGAACGGCGTCGGCTCGGGCGCCCCGCCGGCGGCCAGCGCGCTGTAGACCTCGGCGGTGCGGCGCACGAGCAGGGAGTAGCCGAAACCGTCCATGGCGAGATGGTGAATGCGCTGGTACCACAGCCACCGTTCCTCTCCCACGCGGAAGAGCGCGTGCCCGAACACCGGGCCCAGGGCCAGGTCGCAGGAGCGGGCGAGATCCTCCCGCATCCACGCCCCGGCGGCCTCGTCCGGGTCCTTCTCCGCCCGCAAATCCGCGATATACAAGGGCAGTTCGACAGAGGCGCGCACGCGCTGCCGGGGTCCGCCGGGGGAGTCCTCCACCCGGATGCGCAGCGCGTCGGCCTCGGAGGCCACCTGCGCCAGAGCGGCGGCGAAGTGTTCCGGGTCGACGGGGCCGTCGATCTCGACGCACTCCGCGGTGTTGAGCGCCGGGCTCAGCGGGTCGAGTGCCTGGGCGTACCACATGCCCGCCTGGGCGGCGGTCAACGGCAGTACGGTGTCCGGGGCTTCAGCGGCCGGGGCTTCGGCGTCGGAGGCGTTGGCGCGCGGGGCGTCGAGGCTCGTCGCCGGGGTGCTCATGAGGCCCCCAGCAGCGGCAACCACGCCTCCACGGCGGGCTGTTCGGCGAGATCGGCGAAGGCGGCTTCCACGCCGTGCTCGCGGCGCCAGCGCTCCAGCAGCGCCATGATGCGTACCGAGTCCAGCCCGTAGTCGACGAGGTTCTCGTCGACCGGGATGTCCTCGGGGTCCTCGCCGAGGGAGTCGGCGATGTCGGCGCGGATCAGCTCAAGAGTGAGGGGCATCGGCTCAGACCTCCTGGAAGAGAGCGTCGGCGGTGGTCACCACGGCGCAACGGCCGGCCGCGTACCGCAGCGCCATGTCGTGGTCCGCCCGGGAGAAGTCGGCGACCGCGTCGGCGACGACGAACGCCTGGATGTCGCGCTGCCACGCGTCCGCGGCACTCATCAGCACGCCGATGTGCGCGTACACGCCGACGACGATCAGCTGGTCGCGGCCCTGCTCCCGCATCAGCGCGTTCAGTTCGGTGCGGACGAAGGCGCTGTACTTCCACTTGGTGATGACGTTCTCGCCCTCGACGGGTGCCACCTGCTCCGGCCCGGCGAGGGCTGCCGGGTCGTCCGCCACCCCGGGCCCCCAGAAGTCGAGTTGGAGGCCGCGCTCCTCGGGGGTCTGGCCGCCGCGCTGCGCCGAGTGCACCACCGGGACACCCAGGCCGCGGCACTTCTCGAGCACCCGGGCCGTGTTGTCCAGCATGCCGGTCAGCGGCTGCTCGCCGGCCGGGAACGCCTTCAGGAAGTGGTTCTGCAGGTCGTGGACGAGCAGCACCGCACGGGACGGATCGACCGTCCACGCCACCCGGTTGGCGGGCAACTCCTCCGCCGTGGGCAGCGGATACGGGGCGATGGCGGGCAGTGCCATGGAAACGGGCCTTTCCTCGTGGTGCCGAGCCGGGGCGGCGGACCGCAGGCTCTTCTTGCTGATCTTGCCGATCCCGGTCTGCGGGAACGCGTCGACGAACTCGACCAGATCGGGGACCTTGTACGCGGCGATGCCGCGCTCGCGGACGAACCGCTTGATCTCGACGGACTTCAGCGGTCCGGCGCCCTCGCGGAGGACGACGTAGGCGAGGGAGCGTTCGCCGAGGTACGGGTCGGGGACGGCGACGACCGAGACGTCGTGGACGGCGGGGTGAGCGAGGACGATGTTCTCGACCTCCTCGGGGGCGATCTTCTCGCCGCCCCGGTTGATCTGGTCCTTCGCCCGGCCCTCGACCACCAGGTGGCCGGTGGGGGTGCGGCGCACGATGTCGCCGGTCCGGTAGAAGCCGTCCTCGGTGAAGGCCCGCGCGTTGTGGTCGGGGGCCCGCCAGTAGCCGCGGATCGTGTACGGCCCCCGGGTGAGCAGATGGCCCCACTCGCCCTCGGGGACGTCCCGGTCGGCGTCGTCCACGACGCGGACCTCGTCGTCGGCCGAGATCGGGCGGCCCTGGGTGGTGACGATCGTCTCCTCGTCGTCTTCCAGCCGCGTGTAGTTGACCAGTCCCTCGGCCATGCCGAAGACCTGCATCAACCGGCAGCCCAGCGCCGGGCCGAGGCGCCGGGCCGCCTCCTCGCTGTACTTGGCACCGCCGACCAGGATCAGTTCCAGGCTCGACAGGTCCTCCTTCGCCGCCGGAGCCGCGTCCGTCCACACCAGGGCGAGCGGGGGCACCATGCCGGTCATGGTGATCCGCTCCCGCTCGACGAGCGGGAAGGCCGTGGCCGGGTCGGGCCGGGGGCTCAGTACGACGGTGCCGCCCGCGTACAGCACGCCCTGCCAACCGGGCGAGCTCATCGGGAAGTTGTGCGCGGCGGGCAGGACCACCAGGAACCTGGTCCCCTCGTCGACCCCGCAGATCTCGTTGGACCCCCACAGCGAGTAGATGTAGTCGTCGTGGGTGCGGGGGATCAGCTTGGAGACGCCGGTGGTGCCGCCGGAGAGCTGGAGGAAGGCCAGTTCGTGCGAGCGGGGACCCTCGATCGTGCCGGTCGGCTCGACCGGCACGTCGGCGAGCGCGGTGTGCTCGCCCGGATCGCCCACCACGAAGACCTCACGCAGACTGGGCGTCAGCTTCTTGACGTGCGAGGCGAGTTCACGGTGGTCGTAGCCAGCGTGGCGGTCGGGTACGACGTACGCCACGGCCTCGGAGAACGCGCAGAAGTGCTCGATCTCGGTCTCCCGGTGCGCCGGCAGGGCGTACACGGGGAGCGCGCCGATCCGGAAGAGCGCGAAGACGACCTCGATGAACTCGCCGATGTTCGGGAGCTGGAGGACGACCCGGTCGCCCTTGGCGATGCCCCGGGCGGCGAACCCGGCGGCCAGCCGGTCGGCGCTCTCGTCCAGTTCGCGGTACGTCCAGGTGCGGCGGACCGGTGCCGGGTCGACCAGTGCCGTCCGGTCGGGGTGCGCGGTGGCGCGTTCGCGCAGGAAGTCGCCGAAGGTCTCACCGCGCCAGTACCCCGCGGCGCGGTAGCGCGCGGCGAACTCGGCGGGCCAGGTCGGCGCGTCAGGGCCTCCCGGGGTGAGCGGGTCGTGTTCGTGCACGAGCGCGGCAGGGCCCCCCGGGGTGAGCGGGTCGTGCTCGTGCACGAGCGCGGCAGGGCCCCCCGGGGTGTGCGGGTCATGCTCGGTGGCGGTCACAGCTGGGCTCCTACGGCGTTCAGGAAGGTGCGGAACTTCGCCCCGGTCTCGGCGGTCTCCGCCTCGGGCGACGAGTCGGCCACCACACCGGCCCCGGCGAACAGGCGCAGCGAGCGGCCCTCGGCCTCGGCGCAGCGGATGGTGACGACCCACTCGCCGTCGCCGTCCGCGTCCTGCCACCCGACCATGCCGGTGTAGGCGCCCCGGTCGAACGGCTCGGACTCGGCGATGACGGCGCGGGCGGCCGGGGTGGGCGTGCCGCACACGGCCGGGGTCGGATGCAGGGCGGCGGCGAGCCGCAGCGCGGTGGTGTCCGTGTCCAGGAGGTCGCCGGTGAGCGTCGTCGACAGGTGCCACATGGTGGCGGTGCGTACGAGGGTAGGGCGCTCGGGCACGTCGAGGCGGGTGCAGAACGGGGCGAGGGCCTCACGCACGGCGGCCACCACCACCGCGTGCTCGTGCAGGTCCTTGGGGGAGTCCAGCAGCGCGGCGGCCCGGCGGACGTCCTCGGCCAGGTCCGGGCTGCGCGGCGCGGAACCGGCCAGCGGGTTGGCGACGAGCCGACCCTCCTGCCGGGCGACCAGGAGCTCGGGGCTCGCCCCGATCAGGGTACGGCCGGGGCCGGTGGGCACCGCGAAGGTATAGCCGCCGGGGTCCCGGCGGGCGAGCCGGCTCAGCATCGCGGGCAGGTCCGGCTCGGCGGGGGCGGTCAGCTCCAGGGTGCGGGCCAGCACCACCTTGGCGAACTCCCCGGCGCGCATGCGGCGTACGGCGGAGGCGACGGCCTCGGCGTACGCGGCGGCGGCCGGGACCTCGCGCACCTGCCAGGAGCCGCCGTCCTCGGCGGCGGGAGCGGGCAGTGCCACCAGCGGATCCCGGCGCAGCGCGGGCGCCCACCGGACGGACTCGGGGACCACCAGCGCGGCGGGGGCGTCCGCGTCGAACGGTATGGAGCCGACGACGACGGGCGCGGGGTTCCCCGCCCGCCGCTGGGCGTGCAGGGCGTCGCGTACGCGCTCCTCCACCGGGTTCGTACCGTGCGGCACTTCGGCGAGCACGCCGCGGCCGAGCAGGGTGAGCGTCGGCGAGGCCACGAAGCGGTCGGTGCCGGGCCGGTAGGCGTCGAGCAGCGCGGTCGCCGCTCCGGGGGTGACGGAGTCGGGGTGGGTGAGGGCGGGGGCGGCGGTGGGGGACTCGTGCACGGAGGTGGACATGGGTGTCTCCTGCGGTGGAGGGCTCCCGCCACGGTCGGCGGCGGAGCGGTGAGACAGGGGGACCGGGGGGCCGAGGGGGCGGGGGTCAGGCCCGGAGGGTGGCGCCGCCGTCGACGTACAGGTCCTGCATGGTGATGTGGCGGGCGCGGTCGGACAGCAGGAACGTCACGGCGTCGGCGATGTCCGCGGGGTCCGCGATGCGGCCGAGCGGAATCCCCGTCCGGTACGCCGCGAGGTCGCCCGCGACGACGCGGTCCGCGGCGGCGGTCACGTCCGCCGGGTCCAGATCGGCCCACATGGCGCGCTGCATGTCGGTCATGGTCGAGCCGGGGCAGACGCTGTTGCAGCGGACGCCGTGCGCGGCCATCTCCAGACCGAGGCACTTGGTGAACATCGCCGAGGCCGCCTTGGACGCGGCGTACGCGGCCATGCCGGCGCGCGGGATGCCCGCCGCGTTGGAGGCGACGGTGACGATGCCGCC from the Streptomyces sp. NBC_01335 genome contains:
- a CDS encoding amino acid adenylation domain-containing protein, translated to MSTPATSLDAPRANASDAEAPAAEAPDTVLPLTAAQAGMWYAQALDPLSPALNTAECVEIDGPVDPEHFAAALAQVASEADALRIRVEDSPGGPRQRVRASVELPLYIADLRAEKDPDEAAGAWMREDLARSCDLALGPVFGHALFRVGEERWLWYQRIHHLAMDGFGYSLLVRRTAEVYSALAAGGAPEPTPFRPLAELVAQDAEYRASDALPADRAHWSEAFADRPEAPRFAGRGALPSRTSLRRTASLPAETTERIRELASRLRATWPEVLIAAQAVYASRATGRSDVVLGLPMMGRMGSVALRVPGMVMNVLPLRLEVSPEADFAQLVRQVVLGIRTVRRHQRYRYEDIRRDLGLLGESRALVGPLVNVMPFDYDVRFAGAPVRARNLSAGQVEDLTVNIYDRADGRGLLVDYDANRALYTEDGLAAHQDRFTGLVARLAEADPRLPLATHTVATAGEASLILEEFNRTERALPATNLIGPIEAQARRTPAATALVYGEESLTYAELNARANRLARHLRTLGAGPDRVVALSVPRSVELIVTLLAILKTGAAYLPLDPDYPEQRLLDMLEDAAPVCAVTDRAGRLPDGGAIPLVVLAGLDVSDRLPTDLCRPLTPAHPAYVIYTSGSTGRPKGVVVPHGAIDNRLRWMQDTYRLTAEDRVLQKTPSSFDVSVWEFFWPLREGAALVVAEPGGHRDPTYLARLVREQAVTTLHFVPSMLQVFLAEPEAARCTGLTRVFCSGEALARETANLFARTLPGVGLHNLYGPTEAAVDVTHHTCGAEGSGPVPIGRPVWNTRLYVLDAALQLCPPGVPGELFLAGRQLADGYLDRPELTAARFVADPFGPAGSRMYRTGDLARWTANGEVEYLGRTDHQVKLRGQRIELGEIEAALSAQPGVEGACALVREDDGGEQRLVGYVQGRADPAEVRAALARVLPDHMVPAAVVVLAAFPLSPAGKLDRRALPAPVFTGGKGARRPSGALEEKLTRLFADVLGVEGAGPDDAFFDLGGTSLLAMKLVARVREECATELTIGSLFETPTPAALAARLAGPGAGADDALDVLLPLRGGSGRPPVFAFHPAGGIAWCYAGLSARLGAGQPLYAVQVRGLTDDEPLAATLRDQAVDYAARLRAVQPRGPYRLVGWSVGGVLAQAVAVLLQEAGEEVELLALLDAFPSEMWRARPAPEEGDALTAVLRMAGFERTDEQTRDDVLATLRRAGSPLAGLSDRTLSRIVDIVPHHARLMREHRHDTFRGDVLFFTAAAPRAEDWLTREAWRAHVTGEIVNHDLDCTHARLLQGDNLDTVATVLAARLKELDG
- a CDS encoding phosphopantetheine-binding protein; this encodes MPLTLELIRADIADSLGEDPEDIPVDENLVDYGLDSVRIMALLERWRREHGVEAAFADLAEQPAVEAWLPLLGAS
- a CDS encoding isochorismatase family protein, encoding MALPAIAPYPLPTAEELPANRVAWTVDPSRAVLLVHDLQNHFLKAFPAGEQPLTGMLDNTARVLEKCRGLGVPVVHSAQRGGQTPEERGLQLDFWGPGVADDPAALAGPEQVAPVEGENVITKWKYSAFVRTELNALMREQGRDQLIVVGVYAHIGVLMSAADAWQRDIQAFVVADAVADFSRADHDMALRYAAGRCAVVTTADALFQEV
- a CDS encoding isochorismate synthase, whose product is MSTSVHESPTAAPALTHPDSVTPGAATALLDAYRPGTDRFVASPTLTLLGRGVLAEVPHGTNPVEERVRDALHAQRRAGNPAPVVVGSIPFDADAPAALVVPESVRWAPALRRDPLVALPAPAAEDGGSWQVREVPAAAAYAEAVASAVRRMRAGEFAKVVLARTLELTAPAEPDLPAMLSRLARRDPGGYTFAVPTGPGRTLIGASPELLVARQEGRLVANPLAGSAPRSPDLAEDVRRAAALLDSPKDLHEHAVVVAAVREALAPFCTRLDVPERPTLVRTATMWHLSTTLTGDLLDTDTTALRLAAALHPTPAVCGTPTPAARAVIAESEPFDRGAYTGMVGWQDADGDGEWVVTIRCAEAEGRSLRLFAGAGVVADSSPEAETAETGAKFRTFLNAVGAQL
- a CDS encoding 2,3-dihydro-2,3-dihydroxybenzoate dehydrogenase; the protein is MSTGFDGRLALVTGAGRGIGAAVVASLVERGARVVATDITSGGIEALARKYGSRVVARPLDVTDAEAVEAAVEEAEQALGPLEFAVNVAGVLRNADVLDTTDAHWAATFAVNVDGVFHVSRSAARRMAARGRGGIVTVASNAAGIPRAGMAAYAASKAASAMFTKCLGLEMAAHGVRCNSVCPGSTMTDMQRAMWADLDPADVTAAADRVVAGDLAAYRTGIPLGRIADPADIADAVTFLLSDRARHITMQDLYVDGGATLRA